Proteins from a genomic interval of Thermus hydrothermalis:
- a CDS encoding GbsR/MarR family transcriptional regulator has product MDPELKRWLEETALLFEEAGLPRMAGRVLAWLLVAEPPEQTARQMAEALGASKGALSPALHLLTRLHLVERQRRPGERSDRYSVRPGTWRRLLGEQVRVLGRYREQAERGLRLVGEERGGRLREMGAFYAFLERELPQLLARFEEEV; this is encoded by the coding sequence GTGGACCCCGAGCTCAAGCGCTGGCTAGAGGAAACCGCCCTCCTCTTTGAGGAGGCGGGCCTGCCCCGCATGGCGGGCCGGGTTCTGGCCTGGCTCCTGGTGGCGGAACCCCCGGAGCAGACGGCCCGGCAGATGGCCGAGGCCCTGGGGGCGAGTAAGGGGGCCCTGAGCCCGGCGCTTCACCTCCTCACCCGGCTTCACCTGGTGGAGCGGCAGCGCCGCCCTGGGGAGCGGTCCGACCGCTACAGCGTCCGCCCTGGGACCTGGCGGCGCCTTCTGGGCGAGCAGGTGCGGGTCTTGGGGCGGTACCGGGAACAGGCGGAACGGGGGCTACGTCTGGTGGGGGAGGAGAGGGGTGGGCGGCTTCGGGAAATGGGGGCCTTTTACGCCTTTTTGGAGCGGGAGCTTCCCCAGTTGCTCGCCCGCTTTGAGGAGGAAGTATGA